The Hymenobacter sp. GOD-10R genome includes a window with the following:
- a CDS encoding TonB-dependent receptor: MRKSSILFPICCVALSPHLGFGQSTDASISGRVVDEKGIMLPGVTIVVRNEATGFQTNTVTNGEGRYFLRQLPLGKPYSVRASYIGSATQVKNELALNLGDQLAVDFKMQPSTVGLNEVVVRGNALNSRVDRLGSSTAITDQTIRQIPTLNRSFTNLASLAPTSNGGSISGQLASSTNYLIDGVSARNNLTSGAVGNGPYSLSLEAIREFEVATNVYDVTQGRQGGGTISAVTKSGTNTFTGSVFDYYRADFLASPYDIRGNRRTQNFTTNQYGFSLGGPIIKDKLHFFTALDRQDQSAPFFIADIKSDADANALGISKGALDTVVTIARNKYGVSNAKQTGEFGRKTLANTFFARLDWQINEKNRLTLRNNYSDWNNPNSTDDNSAINLYEVYGNFKSRENSTLASLRTQFSPNLLNELKVQYQTVKRDYTPNDELPSANIPRAIVTVRSRLPNGRQGSTSVQLGGQRFTPENNLENQIQLVNTTYLTKGRYNFTFGTDNTLTYLDTYISSEQNGRFVFNSLQEFDNLNPSRYAREVPLQGIPSVQQYVLNTSLFGQMQYNPLPHVEAILGLRWDMTSYLTAGAYNPVVQEALGLRTNNNPTDWNNIQPRVQLTWDVKGERKSIIRLGGGIFSANPVNYAQVNNIQNSGTKVASIDVTRPSTGTNPVPRPDFPAYRADPNTAPGLLPGVPYVSTINLNNKDLQVPNIYKANLSINRMVGSWLRVGANFLVSYTKDNYVYLDRNLVDQPYFTLSNEAGRGVFVPANTITTAGITNNVLGRKTQAVGRTLEFTNGAKSYQMAMVFDAEARYFRDGFFNASYTWNSTRDNTSYNGNVANTSTFRPIKSDPRSLSEINYSDNQFRHKVVFFGTTPTVKGFALSGRFTGLGGTRYSLTVDADINGDFVGGPGTDNDLAFVFDPNSPETDPAVAASMQKVLDNPDNRAKDYIRRSLGSIADRNGGVNPFSGTFDVRLQKTFKTFKTQAFTFSVDVFNFANLLNKDWGVNYNLGQQNLMSVTGFNQTTRRYTYRVNENVGTTNQNGTPYQIQLGARYSF; this comes from the coding sequence ATGCGCAAAAGCTCTATTCTCTTTCCTATTTGTTGCGTCGCGCTCAGTCCGCACCTAGGTTTTGGTCAGTCGACCGACGCCTCTATTTCGGGCCGGGTTGTCGACGAAAAAGGCATCATGCTGCCGGGCGTCACCATTGTGGTGCGCAACGAAGCCACTGGTTTTCAGACCAACACTGTAACCAACGGCGAAGGTCGCTACTTCCTGCGCCAACTGCCCCTGGGCAAGCCTTACAGCGTGCGAGCCAGCTACATCGGCTCAGCTACGCAGGTCAAAAATGAGCTGGCCCTAAACCTAGGTGACCAACTCGCCGTCGACTTCAAGATGCAGCCCTCAACGGTGGGACTGAACGAAGTGGTGGTGCGCGGCAACGCCTTGAACAGTCGTGTCGACCGCCTGGGCAGCAGCACAGCCATCACCGACCAAACCATCCGGCAGATTCCGACCCTGAACCGCAGCTTCACCAACCTAGCTTCGCTGGCGCCCACCTCCAACGGCGGCAGCATCAGCGGGCAGCTCGCCTCTTCCACCAACTACCTCATCGATGGGGTAAGCGCGCGTAACAACTTGACTTCGGGCGCCGTGGGCAACGGGCCGTACTCATTGTCGCTCGAAGCTATTCGCGAGTTTGAGGTAGCCACCAACGTGTACGATGTGACCCAGGGCCGGCAAGGCGGCGGCACCATTAGCGCCGTGACCAAATCGGGCACCAACACATTCACCGGCTCGGTATTCGACTACTACCGCGCCGACTTCCTGGCTAGCCCCTACGACATTCGCGGCAACCGACGCACCCAGAACTTCACCACCAATCAGTACGGCTTCAGCCTCGGCGGACCTATTATTAAGGACAAGCTCCACTTCTTCACTGCCCTCGACCGGCAAGATCAGTCGGCGCCGTTCTTCATTGCCGATATTAAGTCCGACGCCGATGCAAATGCGCTCGGCATCAGCAAAGGCGCCTTAGATACGGTGGTAACTATTGCCCGCAACAAGTACGGCGTGAGCAACGCGAAGCAAACCGGCGAGTTTGGCCGCAAGACGCTGGCAAACACCTTCTTCGCCCGCCTCGACTGGCAGATCAACGAGAAGAACCGCCTGACGCTGCGCAACAACTACAGCGACTGGAATAACCCCAACAGCACCGACGACAACTCCGCCATCAACCTGTATGAGGTGTACGGCAACTTTAAGTCGCGGGAAAACAGCACCCTCGCTTCGCTGCGCACGCAGTTCTCGCCCAACCTGCTGAACGAGCTGAAGGTGCAGTACCAAACCGTGAAGCGCGACTACACGCCCAACGATGAGCTGCCTTCGGCCAACATTCCGCGCGCCATCGTGACGGTGCGCTCGCGCCTCCCCAACGGCCGCCAGGGCAGCACCTCGGTGCAGCTCGGTGGGCAACGCTTCACCCCCGAAAATAACCTGGAAAACCAGATTCAGCTGGTGAATACCACCTACCTGACCAAGGGCCGCTACAACTTCACCTTCGGCACCGACAACACCCTTACCTACCTCGATACCTATATTTCGAGCGAGCAGAATGGGCGTTTCGTGTTCAATAGCTTGCAGGAATTCGACAACCTGAACCCGTCGCGCTACGCCCGGGAGGTGCCGCTGCAAGGCATTCCGTCGGTGCAGCAGTACGTGCTGAACACCTCACTCTTTGGGCAGATGCAGTACAACCCGCTGCCGCACGTAGAGGCCATCCTAGGGTTGCGTTGGGACATGACGAGCTACCTGACGGCCGGCGCCTACAACCCGGTGGTGCAGGAAGCCCTCGGTTTGCGCACCAACAACAACCCCACCGACTGGAACAACATCCAGCCCCGCGTGCAGCTGACCTGGGACGTGAAGGGTGAGCGGAAGAGCATCATTCGCCTGGGTGGCGGCATTTTCTCGGCTAACCCCGTGAACTACGCTCAGGTAAACAACATCCAGAACAGCGGTACTAAGGTGGCTTCTATCGACGTGACGCGGCCCTCGACGGGGACGAACCCCGTGCCCCGCCCCGACTTCCCGGCCTACCGCGCCGACCCGAACACGGCGCCTGGCTTGCTGCCCGGCGTACCGTACGTATCGACCATCAACCTGAACAACAAGGATCTACAAGTTCCGAATATCTACAAAGCCAACCTCAGCATCAACCGGATGGTGGGCAGCTGGCTGCGGGTGGGCGCTAACTTCCTCGTCTCCTACACCAAGGACAACTACGTGTACCTGGACCGAAACCTAGTGGACCAGCCCTACTTCACGCTCAGCAATGAAGCGGGCCGCGGCGTATTCGTGCCGGCCAACACCATCACCACAGCGGGTATTACGAACAACGTGCTAGGTCGCAAAACCCAGGCTGTGGGCCGCACGCTGGAGTTCACCAACGGAGCCAAATCGTACCAGATGGCCATGGTGTTCGATGCCGAAGCGCGCTACTTCCGCGACGGTTTCTTCAACGCGAGCTACACCTGGAACTCGACCCGCGACAATACTTCCTACAACGGCAACGTGGCCAACACGTCCACGTTCCGCCCCATCAAGTCGGACCCGCGCAGCCTGAGCGAAATCAACTATTCCGATAACCAGTTCCGCCACAAGGTGGTGTTCTTCGGCACTACGCCCACGGTGAAAGGCTTTGCCCTGAGCGGCCGCTTCACCGGCCTCGGCGGCACGCGCTACTCGCTCACGGTGGATGCCGATATTAACGGCGACTTCGTGGGTGGCCCCGGCACCGACAACGACCTAGCCTTTGTGTTCGACCCGAACAGCCCCGAAACGGACCCTGCCGTGGCCGCTTCCATGCAGAAGGTGCTCGACAACCCCGACAACCGCGCCAAGGACTACATCCGCCGCAGCCTAGGTTCTATTGCTGACCGCAACGGAGGCGTCAACCCTTTCTCCGGCACCTTTGATGTGCGTCTGCAAAAGACCTTCAAGACGTTTAAAACGCAAGCCTTCACCTTCAGCGTCGACGTGTTCAACTTCGCCAACCTGCTTAATAAAGACTGGGGCGTGAACTACAACCTAGGTCAGCAGAACCTGATGTCGGTCACGGGCTTCAACCAAACCACGCGCCGCTACACTTACCGCGTGAACGAGAACGTGGGCACCACCAACCAGAACGGCACGCCCTACCAGATTCAGCTCGGCGCCCGGTATTCGTTCTAA
- a CDS encoding DUF389 domain-containing protein — translation MHRTLELTIPSTATDSLQQELASLDSVIGLSLQRGASLKPVGDVLTVHVLNRGADEVLRRARAAVQKREDLSVVTSEVASFISPADHHAVDDDRDEAIWEEMESGLRHQGRITTNYLVLMGLGGIIAAIGLVSDPVPQAVAFVASAIIAPGFDPMTKVPLGLVLQRWVLVWHGLKSAFAGYAVLIAASAATMAALIATGETDATALATNSEVEHLMHPKLTELLVAAAGALAGVVMLAAFRRSFQAGPLIAMAFIPAAALIGAGLVVGRPDLAVEGLERFGADWGFIVSLGVPFLWLKQRFLHRRQPLV, via the coding sequence ATGCATCGAACCCTAGAACTTACTATACCCTCTACCGCCACCGATTCTCTTCAGCAAGAGCTAGCTTCGCTGGATTCCGTTATTGGCCTAAGCTTACAACGTGGCGCTTCGCTCAAACCCGTCGGTGATGTGCTTACGGTGCACGTGCTCAACCGAGGCGCCGATGAGGTACTGCGCCGAGCCCGCGCCGCCGTGCAGAAGCGCGAAGATCTGAGCGTCGTCACGAGTGAGGTAGCTAGCTTCATTTCGCCTGCCGACCACCACGCCGTAGATGATGACCGCGACGAAGCCATTTGGGAGGAAATGGAAAGCGGTCTGCGCCACCAAGGCCGTATCACTACCAACTATTTAGTACTCATGGGGCTAGGTGGTATCATTGCTGCCATCGGGCTCGTATCCGATCCAGTGCCGCAGGCCGTCGCCTTCGTTGCATCGGCCATCATTGCGCCCGGCTTCGATCCTATGACGAAAGTACCGCTGGGCTTGGTGCTCCAGCGCTGGGTTCTGGTGTGGCACGGCCTGAAATCAGCTTTTGCAGGGTATGCGGTCCTCATTGCCGCATCGGCAGCCACGATGGCCGCGCTCATTGCCACCGGCGAAACGGATGCTACGGCTTTGGCGACCAACAGTGAAGTAGAACACTTGATGCACCCCAAGCTGACGGAACTCCTGGTGGCAGCGGCCGGGGCACTGGCGGGCGTGGTTATGTTGGCCGCATTCCGTCGCAGCTTCCAGGCCGGGCCTCTTATTGCCATGGCCTTCATTCCGGCGGCAGCCCTCATCGGCGCGGGCTTAGTTGTGGGTCGCCCCGACCTAGCAGTAGAAGGCTTGGAACGGTTTGGCGCCGACTGGGGCTTTATTGTAAGCTTGGGGGTGCCATTCTTATGGCTAAAGCAACGCTTTCTGCACCGCCGGCAGCCCTTGGTGTAA
- a CDS encoding SMP-30/gluconolactonase/LRE family protein, protein MKKIFLFFLFGGMLASASAFAQSAEVPLEEVAQFGRHQPIGVAVSQQGRIFVTFPKKKKDFDYSLAEIVNGQRRPYPDATWNQWDSTQATTRFVNVQALFVDQNDALWVLDPANPEDEAPVLDGIKLLKINLATNKVERIYRFEDLPRERSGLNDVRVDVKAQVAYLSDPKLAAIVVLDLRTGKSRLVLQGHKSVMAAPGFVLRIDGKEVKDKNGKPFSSNVNGIALTHDYRYFYYRAINQTKLYRIETQYLRNAALPAAEVAKHVEEVGETGISHGMIADQAGNVYLTDSPNHAVRRVTPAGRLETVAKDGRLHWPDSFGLGPDGYLYLTAAQINRTAKWNNGQDLVEYPFRLYRMKLR, encoded by the coding sequence ATGAAAAAAATATTTTTATTCTTCCTTTTTGGCGGCATGCTCGCTAGCGCGTCGGCTTTTGCCCAATCAGCAGAAGTGCCACTAGAAGAAGTAGCGCAGTTTGGTCGCCACCAGCCCATTGGCGTGGCCGTGTCGCAGCAGGGGCGCATTTTTGTGACCTTTCCTAAGAAGAAAAAAGACTTCGATTATTCCTTGGCGGAAATCGTGAACGGGCAACGTCGCCCCTACCCCGACGCCACTTGGAATCAGTGGGACTCGACCCAAGCCACCACGCGCTTCGTGAACGTGCAGGCCTTGTTTGTGGACCAGAATGACGCACTCTGGGTACTCGACCCGGCCAACCCCGAGGATGAAGCCCCCGTGCTAGACGGCATCAAGCTGCTGAAAATCAACCTGGCGACGAATAAGGTGGAGCGCATCTACCGGTTTGAGGACCTGCCCCGCGAGCGGTCGGGCCTCAACGATGTGCGCGTGGATGTGAAAGCGCAAGTAGCTTACCTCTCCGACCCCAAGCTCGCCGCTATCGTGGTGCTCGACCTGCGTACGGGCAAGAGCCGCTTGGTGCTGCAAGGCCATAAGTCGGTGATGGCGGCGCCGGGTTTCGTGCTGCGCATCGACGGCAAGGAAGTGAAAGACAAAAACGGGAAGCCCTTCAGCAGCAACGTCAATGGCATTGCTCTCACCCACGACTACCGCTACTTCTATTACCGGGCCATCAATCAAACCAAGCTCTACCGCATCGAGACGCAGTATTTGCGCAACGCGGCGCTGCCCGCCGCCGAGGTGGCCAAGCACGTGGAGGAAGTGGGTGAAACCGGCATTTCGCACGGCATGATTGCCGACCAAGCCGGCAATGTGTACCTCACCGATTCACCCAACCACGCCGTGCGCCGCGTGACGCCAGCAGGCCGACTCGAAACAGTTGCCAAAGACGGTCGTCTGCATTGGCCCGACTCCTTCGGCCTAGGCCCCGATGGCTACCTCTACCTCACGGCGGCCCAAATTAACCGTACGGCAAAGTGGAATAACGGCCAGGATCTGGTGGAATATCCTTTCCGCCTCTACCGGATGAAGCTACGATAA
- a CDS encoding NmrA family NAD(P)-binding protein produces the protein MQQTIVVAGGTGNLGGRLIKNLLAQGAAVRALVRAEADPAKVAQLTEQGAQLITVDMTDIAQLTQACQGAACVVSVLQGLRDVIVDTQTALLTAAVAAGVPRFIPSDFSSDFTKLPAGDNRNFDLRREFRARLDQAPIASTSVLNGAFADLLQYGVTLLDFKQKRVSYWEDANWRIDFTTMDDTAAFTAAAALDAHTPRFLRIASFQISPAELAAVAAAVHKTPFELVRLGGRDELASRIQQVRAAHPEGEQELYPAWQQMQYVLSMMGVQNEPLNNSRYPQLSWTSAHDLLS, from the coding sequence ATGCAACAGACGATAGTAGTCGCGGGTGGTACCGGCAACCTAGGTGGCCGCCTGATCAAGAATTTATTGGCGCAGGGCGCCGCCGTCCGCGCGCTGGTACGCGCCGAAGCCGATCCGGCGAAAGTAGCCCAGCTCACCGAGCAAGGCGCGCAGCTTATCACCGTCGACATGACGGATATTGCCCAGCTCACGCAAGCGTGCCAAGGGGCCGCCTGCGTAGTGTCGGTGCTGCAAGGTCTCCGCGATGTGATTGTCGACACGCAAACCGCATTGCTAACGGCGGCCGTGGCGGCGGGCGTGCCGCGCTTCATTCCCTCTGACTTTTCGAGCGACTTCACCAAGCTTCCGGCCGGCGACAACCGCAACTTCGATTTGCGCCGCGAGTTTCGAGCGCGACTGGATCAAGCGCCCATTGCTAGCACGTCGGTGCTCAACGGAGCCTTCGCCGACCTGCTGCAATACGGCGTGACGCTGCTTGATTTCAAGCAAAAGCGCGTGAGCTACTGGGAAGATGCCAATTGGCGCATTGATTTCACCACCATGGACGACACCGCCGCCTTTACGGCCGCGGCCGCCTTGGATGCGCATACGCCCCGGTTCTTGCGGATTGCTAGCTTCCAAATTAGCCCAGCGGAACTGGCCGCCGTGGCCGCTGCGGTACACAAAACGCCGTTTGAACTGGTTCGCCTAGGCGGACGCGACGAGCTAGCTTCGCGCATCCAGCAGGTCCGCGCTGCCCACCCTGAAGGCGAGCAGGAGCTTTACCCGGCTTGGCAGCAAATGCAGTATGTGCTTAGCATGATGGGCGTGCAAAACGAGCCGCTTAACAACAGCCGCTATCCGCAGCTATCCTGGACTAGCGCCCACGACCTGTTGTCATAA
- a CDS encoding ectonucleotide pyrophosphatase/phosphodiesterase has translation MKSFLTTLGLGLGLTFSSFGQSAKHVVLISIDGFRPDFYREAKWPTPNLQHMAAHGTSADGVRGVFPSVTYPSHTTLITGVAPAEHGIYYNSPFEPDGATGRWYWEENLIKTPTLWDAVHEAGLKSASVQWPVSVGAPIDYNVPEFWSLDKNMDRLTPIRQQTTPKGLFEEIELNATGKLTARDMSSDYVSEDENDSRIAAYLLETYKPALLTIHIFGVDHAEHQDGRDGEHVRKALATADWAVGNIVEALAKAGIDKETAVIVTGDHGFVDINTTLAPNVVLAQNGLYNAEKGDWKAQFHTSGAAAFLMLKDKKDKKTVAQVRSLLVKLPVDQQKLFRVVERPELDKIGADPNAVLALAPVLGVSMSAAREGAVVRPGKGGTHGFFPDNTQIQTGFIGFGPGFTAGQVIPQMALQDVAPRAASLLGLPWPTATKSTTKTTTSQLTDNKANDDK, from the coding sequence ATGAAATCCTTCCTCACGACTCTCGGCCTAGGTCTTGGCCTTACATTTTCCTCCTTTGGCCAATCAGCCAAACACGTTGTGCTGATCAGCATCGACGGCTTTCGTCCTGACTTTTATCGCGAAGCCAAGTGGCCCACGCCTAACTTGCAGCACATGGCCGCCCATGGCACCTCGGCTGATGGCGTGCGGGGCGTGTTTCCGAGCGTCACGTATCCGTCGCACACCACGCTTATCACGGGCGTGGCGCCGGCTGAGCACGGCATTTACTACAACTCGCCGTTCGAGCCCGATGGCGCTACGGGTCGCTGGTATTGGGAGGAAAACCTGATCAAAACGCCCACCCTGTGGGATGCCGTGCACGAGGCGGGCCTGAAATCGGCTTCGGTGCAGTGGCCGGTGTCGGTGGGCGCGCCTATCGACTACAACGTGCCGGAGTTTTGGTCGCTTGACAAGAACATGGACCGCCTCACGCCCATCCGCCAGCAGACCACGCCCAAGGGCTTGTTTGAGGAAATTGAGCTGAACGCCACCGGCAAGCTCACCGCCCGCGATATGAGCAGCGACTATGTGAGTGAAGACGAGAACGACAGTCGCATCGCCGCCTACTTGCTCGAAACCTACAAGCCGGCGCTGCTTACCATCCACATCTTCGGCGTCGACCACGCGGAGCACCAAGACGGTCGCGATGGGGAGCACGTGCGTAAGGCCCTAGCCACCGCCGACTGGGCCGTGGGTAACATCGTAGAAGCCCTCGCCAAAGCCGGCATCGACAAGGAAACCGCCGTGATAGTAACCGGTGACCACGGCTTCGTCGACATCAACACGACCCTAGCCCCGAATGTGGTATTGGCTCAAAACGGTTTGTACAACGCCGAAAAAGGCGACTGGAAGGCGCAATTTCATACTTCCGGCGCCGCGGCGTTCTTGATGTTGAAAGACAAAAAGGACAAGAAGACCGTCGCACAGGTACGCAGCTTGCTCGTCAAACTGCCCGTCGATCAGCAGAAGCTGTTCCGGGTAGTGGAGCGCCCTGAGCTTGATAAAATTGGTGCTGACCCGAACGCGGTGCTAGCCCTCGCGCCTGTGCTCGGCGTGTCCATGAGCGCGGCGCGGGAGGGCGCGGTAGTGCGGCCAGGCAAAGGCGGCACCCACGGCTTCTTCCCCGATAACACGCAGATTCAGACCGGGTTTATCGGCTTCGGACCGGGCTTTACGGCTGGGCAGGTTATCCCGCAAATGGCCTTGCAAGACGTGGCACCACGCGCAGCGAGCCTGCTAGGTCTACCCTGGCCCACTGCCACCAAATCGACGACCAAAACTACCACAAGCCAACTCACTGACAATAAAGCAAATGATGACAAATAG
- a CDS encoding T9SS type A sorting domain-containing protein, with protein sequence MIRKMILGLGLLGLAVGARAQSINYVTEIVTTYRGIWQSGSGNVSAILPDSSHYLLAFSANGIRYSTGVSDARLTKASLTFKPGKYRALPVSAISAAPTSLTKVGLGQLYDKVDNGPSSPPPVRDLARYLTDGPNGLDIGTGVANIPAGLLTFTAGEVQQAAINDGVPDILVTQFADPAGSSDVYSFLDANDVVVGKAVTVTYSSSFPVVGRWMADFYEGSQSPMTLAGSFTKTPRDLRLWTADFSDFGIVPADYNRIAKFQVKLSGSSDVAFVAYNSQALTVLPVELTYFRGRTQASGQVHLAWRTASEQNAEKFVVEASSDGHTFVPVGEVPAAGTVSTSTDYAFQHRPTTSGITYYRLHQIDVDGTSAYSPVEVVSTGASQSVETFPNPFAQTLTLTLSTTAGESGEARLLSLTGQVLSRHPFTVDELSTGVCTLDKLPTLPAGLYLLQLVVDGQSTLCKVRHE encoded by the coding sequence ATGATTAGAAAAATGATACTGGGCCTAGGTTTACTAGGCTTGGCAGTTGGGGCACGTGCCCAAAGCATCAACTACGTAACGGAAATTGTTACCACATATCGAGGCATCTGGCAAAGCGGCAGCGGCAATGTAAGTGCTATCCTGCCTGACAGCTCCCATTATCTACTGGCTTTTTCGGCGAACGGCATTCGCTACTCAACTGGCGTAAGCGACGCGCGACTCACAAAAGCTAGCCTCACGTTCAAACCAGGGAAGTATCGCGCTTTGCCCGTGTCAGCCATCAGTGCCGCTCCTACTTCGCTTACCAAGGTTGGGCTCGGGCAGCTCTACGATAAAGTTGATAACGGGCCAAGTAGTCCGCCGCCTGTGCGCGACCTAGCCCGTTACCTCACCGATGGCCCTAACGGCCTCGATATAGGTACTGGGGTAGCTAATATCCCTGCGGGCCTGCTCACGTTTACCGCTGGCGAGGTGCAGCAAGCCGCTATCAACGATGGCGTGCCCGACATTTTGGTGACGCAGTTCGCCGACCCTGCGGGTTCGTCAGATGTGTACAGCTTTCTGGATGCCAACGATGTGGTGGTGGGCAAAGCCGTTACGGTTACCTACAGCAGTAGCTTTCCGGTTGTAGGCCGATGGATGGCCGACTTCTACGAAGGCTCGCAGAGCCCAATGACATTGGCAGGGAGCTTTACCAAAACGCCCCGCGACCTGCGTCTGTGGACCGCCGACTTCTCCGACTTTGGCATCGTGCCGGCCGACTACAACCGCATTGCCAAGTTTCAGGTGAAGCTAAGTGGCAGCAGCGACGTGGCGTTCGTAGCTTACAACTCCCAAGCACTAACGGTCTTGCCGGTGGAGTTGACGTATTTCCGAGGCCGCACGCAGGCCAGTGGACAAGTGCACCTTGCGTGGCGCACCGCCAGTGAGCAAAATGCCGAGAAGTTTGTGGTAGAAGCTAGCTCCGACGGCCACACCTTCGTGCCCGTGGGCGAGGTGCCCGCCGCTGGCACCGTGAGCACCAGCACCGACTATGCGTTCCAACATCGTCCTACGACATCGGGCATCACGTACTACCGCCTGCACCAAATCGACGTTGACGGTACGAGCGCCTACTCGCCCGTGGAGGTTGTCTCAACGGGAGCGAGCCAATCGGTAGAAACCTTTCCCAATCCCTTTGCGCAAACCCTAACGCTCACGCTATCTACAACAGCTGGGGAAAGCGGCGAGGCCCGACTATTGAGCCTGACTGGCCAAGTGCTGAGCCGTCACCCGTTCACCGTCGATGAGCTAAGCACCGGCGTTTGCACCCTAGACAAGCTGCCCACGTTGCCCGCGGGTTTGTATTTGCTGCAACTGGTAGTGGATGGTCAGAGCACCTTGTGCAAGGTGCGGCACGAGTAG
- a CDS encoding SMP-30/gluconolactonase/LRE family protein, producing MRFNALFFSSLLCVAATHGYAQTASFTTTGRVVRQAPGLDQVLAPDAKIEIVAAGFDHIEGPVWVPDSSMLLFSDTKERTIYRWSAKYGLSKFVEKSGYTGRMPYSKEPGSNGLALDGRGNLLICEHGDRRLASLPLAGKSGKRTLTDNYQGKRYNSPNDVLAHPTSQQIYFTDPPFGLPEQDKDPLREINVSGVYRLAPDGKVTQEISELSKANGLAFTPDGRTLYISNADSLRPVIMAYEVRSNGKLGKSRVFFDMSTLPKVRFKEVPDGLKVDRQGNVWAAGVGGVVVLSPQGQHLGTIDPGEVVANCAWGDDGRTLYLATGSWLCRINTLTQGFTGKP from the coding sequence ATGCGTTTTAATGCCTTGTTTTTTAGCTCGTTGCTGTGTGTCGCGGCGACTCACGGTTACGCCCAGACTGCTTCATTCACCACTACGGGTCGCGTCGTGCGGCAGGCCCCGGGGTTGGATCAGGTGCTTGCTCCCGATGCCAAAATCGAAATCGTGGCGGCTGGTTTCGACCACATTGAAGGCCCTGTGTGGGTGCCCGATAGCAGCATGTTGCTATTCTCCGACACTAAGGAGCGGACGATTTACCGATGGTCGGCGAAATATGGCCTGTCGAAGTTTGTGGAGAAAAGCGGCTACACGGGTCGAATGCCTTACAGCAAAGAGCCCGGCAGCAACGGCCTAGCTCTCGATGGCCGCGGCAATTTGCTCATCTGCGAGCATGGCGACCGGCGCCTAGCAAGCCTGCCACTTGCCGGCAAAAGCGGCAAACGCACCCTCACCGACAACTACCAAGGCAAGCGTTACAACAGCCCCAACGACGTGCTGGCCCACCCAACTTCCCAGCAGATCTACTTCACCGATCCGCCATTTGGTTTACCCGAGCAAGACAAAGATCCGCTTCGCGAAATTAACGTGAGCGGCGTATACCGCCTCGCGCCCGACGGCAAGGTGACACAGGAAATCAGTGAGTTAAGTAAAGCCAACGGCCTAGCTTTTACTCCCGACGGCCGCACGCTCTACATTTCCAATGCCGACTCGCTACGCCCCGTGATTATGGCCTACGAGGTGCGCTCGAATGGAAAGCTTGGGAAAAGCCGCGTGTTCTTCGACATGAGCACGTTGCCGAAAGTGCGGTTCAAAGAAGTGCCCGATGGCCTGAAGGTAGATCGGCAGGGCAATGTGTGGGCGGCGGGCGTTGGTGGCGTGGTGGTGCTGTCCCCGCAGGGTCAGCACCTAGGTACCATCGACCCGGGCGAGGTGGTGGCCAACTGCGCCTGGGGCGACGATGGCCGCACGCTGTACCTGGCTACTGGTTCGTGGTTGTGTCGTATCAATACGTTGACGCAGGGTTTCACGGGCAAGCCCTAA
- a CDS encoding peptide deformylase — MKTIADLLLLGDPRLYETCDPVLEADLPQVAGWVADLHAVMEDIRATYHFGRGIAAPQLGIMKRLVYLNIDRPLVLLNPELVQLSEATFALWDDCMSFPNLLVRVQRHEALTVRYRDEHWQEQTWRIDDRALAELLQHECDHLDGVLCTMRAIDGQSFKWRPTPQAS, encoded by the coding sequence ATGAAAACGATTGCCGATTTGCTGCTCCTAGGTGACCCACGGCTTTACGAAACGTGCGACCCAGTACTGGAAGCTGACTTACCGCAAGTAGCCGGCTGGGTGGCCGACTTGCACGCCGTGATGGAGGATATTCGAGCAACGTACCACTTTGGCCGGGGCATTGCGGCTCCTCAGCTAGGTATCATGAAGCGCCTCGTTTACCTTAACATCGACCGGCCGCTAGTGCTGCTCAATCCGGAGCTAGTGCAACTCAGCGAGGCCACCTTCGCCCTCTGGGATGACTGCATGAGCTTCCCCAACCTGCTGGTGCGCGTGCAACGCCACGAAGCACTAACCGTGCGCTACCGCGATGAGCACTGGCAGGAACAAACCTGGCGGATAGACGACCGCGCCCTCGCGGAACTGCTCCAACACGAATGCGACCACCTCGACGGCGTTCTGTGCACCATGCGTGCTATCGATGGTCAATCATTCAAGTGGCGCCCTACTCCGCAAGCTAGCTAG